The following are from one region of the Alicyclobacillus fastidiosus genome:
- a CDS encoding PIG-L family deacetylase produces MTITGKKILLFVAHPDDEAYCSGTIAKLSAANNHITMVIATEGNRGTQNPEVKPEQLAAQRKVEMGKAAEILGIHELVWLGYEDGGLWNAPDYKERAFKVIRSHRPDVVITFDPWKKYDFHSDHQTTGFVVTEAAYLGRCVWYFPEHMEEGLTGHAPAEVYLFQPEEANYTVDVTDFLKTKLDAAVVHASQASDAGMNHLMRMQRLLSDAANGNLSQIGDVKQALKDVAQLDAESTERLRKVYESDLYI; encoded by the coding sequence ATGACTATCACAGGTAAGAAGATTCTGCTATTCGTTGCGCATCCGGACGATGAAGCCTACTGTTCTGGGACGATTGCGAAACTGTCCGCCGCCAATAATCACATCACGATGGTGATCGCCACAGAAGGAAACAGGGGGACACAAAATCCTGAGGTGAAACCTGAACAGTTGGCGGCTCAACGAAAAGTGGAAATGGGTAAGGCTGCCGAAATTCTGGGTATCCACGAACTCGTTTGGCTGGGGTACGAGGACGGCGGACTGTGGAACGCACCCGACTACAAGGAGCGGGCATTTAAGGTGATTCGATCGCACCGACCAGATGTGGTCATCACGTTTGATCCATGGAAGAAGTACGATTTTCATTCGGATCACCAGACGACAGGATTTGTCGTGACGGAGGCGGCGTATCTCGGGCGGTGTGTCTGGTACTTTCCTGAGCACATGGAGGAGGGCTTGACGGGTCACGCCCCTGCAGAAGTGTATTTATTCCAACCCGAGGAGGCGAATTATACGGTTGACGTGACCGACTTCCTCAAGACGAAGTTGGACGCAGCCGTCGTTCACGCGAGTCAGGCATCCGACGCGGGGATGAATCACTTGATGCGGATGCAGCGGTTACTGAGCGATGCAGCGAACGGCAACCTCTCGCAAATAGGGGATGTTAAGCAGGCCTTGAAAGATGTTGCACAACTGGACGCGGAGTCGACCGAACGTCTGCGCAAGGTTTATGAGTCAGACCTCTACATCTGA